The following proteins come from a genomic window of Xiphophorus couchianus chromosome 19, X_couchianus-1.0, whole genome shotgun sequence:
- the unc79 gene encoding protein unc-79 homolog isoform X1, whose translation MSTKAEQFASKIRYLQEYHNRVQHNIYPVPSGTDIANTLKYFSQTLLSILSRTGRKENQEASNSAVPMTMCLFPVPFPLTPSLRPQVSSINPTVTRSLLYSVLRDAPSDRGGQGQQSRDAQLSEYPSLDYQGLYVTLVTLLDLVPLLQHGQHDLGQSIFYTTTCLLPFLSDDILSTLPYTMISTLATFPPFLHKDIIEYLSTSFLPMAILGSTRREGGVPAYVNLSASSMLMIAMQYTSNPVYHCQLLECLMKHKQEVWKDLLYVISYGPSQVKPPAVQMLFHYWPNLKPPGAISEYRGLQYTAWNPIHCQHIECHNAINKPAVKMCIDPTLSVALGDKPPPLYLCEECSQRIAGDHPEWLVDVLLPQAEISAICQKKNCSSHVRRAVVTCFSAGCCERHGNRPVRYCKRCHVNHHSSEVGAAAETHLYQTSPPPINTRECGAEELVCTVEAVISLLKEAEIYAEQREFELNRRRQMGLSASHHSLDNIEFDNKEDDQHDQRLLSQFGIWFLVSLCTPNEITPTESLARLVSMVFQWFHSTAYMMDDEVGSLVEKLKPQFVTKWLKTVCEVRFDVMVMCLLPKPVEFARVGGYWDKSCSKVTQLKEGLNRILCLIPYNVISQPLWECFMPEWLEAIRTEVPDNQLKEFREVLSKMFDIELCPLPFSMEEMFGFISCRFSGYPASVQEQALLWLHVLSELDIVVPLQLLIGVFSDGVNSLKELANQRKARASDLSGNTGARRVSVVSDPGRRGQHNTLSPFPSPFRSPFRSPLHCSPFKNLGHATRNCALDLDCDDDDMNLGCFILMFDLILKQMELQDDGVMLGLDSSLGKDIVGIINNVFQAPWGGSHTCQKDEKALECSLCQSSILCYQLGCELLERLTPREEIRLVESTDCLEDTLIPCQPDFSLGTENGSEEGENPSEPNNDNPNNHSPENPAMKNNSDKKFSYQQLPVSLKLIYTILQEMSKFEEPDILFNMLNCLKILCLHGECLYLACKDHPQFLAYIQEKKLIPSLWSMLKSEFCQLASLAVPQLLHALSLSHGADIFWKLINTNFNSKDWKIRFEAVEKVAVLCRFLDISAVTKNHLLKYSLAHAFCCFLASVEDVNPSVATRARLLLDTIKRPALQGLCLCLDFQFDTVVRDRPIILSKLLLLHFLKKDIPALSWEFFVNRFETLSLEAQLHLDCNKEFPFPTTITAVRTNVANLSDAAMWKIRRARFARNQQKSVRSLRDSVKGGQEESKRTFSLPESLSNRLPRFLLHFNPDASAPLTGQTPSPEDDTIIRDLLPEDAGIDHQTVHQLIMVLMKFMAKDQSSADADISSAKAFNTVKRHLYVLLGYDQQEGCFMIAPQKMRTSTCFNAFIAGIAQVMDYNIGLGKQLLPLVVQVLKYCACPQLRHYFQQPPRCSLWALKPHIRQMWLKALLVILYKYPYREMDGSKVVLHLVHITINTLNAQYHSCRPHAAAGPLYSDNSNISRYSEKEKEEDSVFDESDVHDTPTGAANKESQTFFARLKRIGGSKSVKYQPVELNAKRSEIELSEYREASALQDSILHCVREESTRKKRLQAMHKQKSLDISNTDSILFSLDEHRRKSCIDRCDLQAPTAVLSSSRRHQGKGSCDGSSFRVDPVDRRGSRGGQSDTAKPVIPEVRLSCMETFEDKLDQGSLEGSAQEKEDQDLIDLSSDCTSIPEKHSLLSMSDSDSLVFEPLPPLRIVESDEEFDLNTIIGSRFSGSPKVLASPASSNTLRLSPVVQVSFEDCSSEKNDSEAVVGKELPSSERKLKGLTQSASLEIHERLENVSYESPMTLKQKRDLLRKTPNVPDSSLDDSSVIGSSPSGRTVFLDIPEDKAEPLSSPERSKTDSNDEEEDGDDEEDEDMGDEADSEPKPDNADDNDEAEFKIQIVPRQRKQRKIAVSAIQREYLDISFNTFDKLGGEATTETDHKGMSALEKPRESASAPTLEAALPETSHRSSVSTQYRQAKRGSLGALTMSQLMKRQLEHQSSAPHNICTWETGPTKTSLLSAPSTVSMFVPAPEEFIDEQPTTMSDRCRDCAAVLEEYDEETLALAVVVLSMFIHLSPDLAAPMLLDIMQSVGRLASSGNFSGQAESMLIPGNVAGVAKQFLRCMFHQLAPNGILPQLFQSNIKDGSFLRTLALSLIDFNELSSVAALNMLLEGLNNKKSLPAGGTMLHCLENIATFMEALPMDSPSNLWTTICNQFQTFLTKLPCVLPLKCPMDSSLRIIICLLKIPTTNATRSLLEPFSKLLSFVIQYGSFSLSYLVELCGLCYKAFNKERDKFYMSRIVVLELLQALKFKSPLPDTNLLLLVQFVCADIGTRLAESTIIQKHMISTLPGCTTAAMECMRQYTSELLDFIADMHTLTKLKNHMKACCQPLHEDTFGGNLKVGLAQVAAMEINKGNHRDNKAVVRYLPWLYHPPSTMQQGPKEFIECVSHIRQLSWLLLGSLTHCALHQGSTSCMPIPLDAGSHIADHLIVILIGFPEQSKTSVLHMCSLFHAFMFAQLWTIYCEQAAAAPSLQNQNQTEFSSSAILTGLEFWSRVTPSILQLMAHNKVMVEMVCLHVISLMEALQECNSTIFVKLIPMWLPMIQANLKHLSAGLQLRLQAIQNRVNHQCLHGQTSGAPPFALRKWLQCTQFKMAQVEIQSSEAASQFYPM comes from the exons gacCTGCTTTATGTCATATCTTACGGCCCATCCCAAGTAAAACCTCCAGCTGTGCAAATGCTGTTTCACTACTGGCCCAATCTGAAGCCACCAGGAGCCATCAGCGAATACAGAGGGCTGCAGTACACAG cCTGGAATCCTATCCACTGTCAACACATCGAGTGCCATAACGCCATCAACAAACCTGCAGTCaag ATGTGCATAGACCCGACTCTCTCTGTAGCGCTGGGAGACAAGCCGCCACCTCTTTATTTATGCGAGGAGTGCAGCCAGAGGATCGCTGG AGATCATCCTGAATGGCTTGTTGATGTCCTATTGCCACAAG caGAGATATCTGCCATTTGTCAAAAGAAG AACTGCAGCTCTCATGTCAGGAGGGCCGTGGTCACCTGCTTCTCAGCCGGCTGCTGCGAGCGCCATGGCAACAGGCCCGTCCGCTACTGCAAGCGTTGCCATgtcaaccaccacagcagcgaGGTGGGGGCTGCGGCGGAGACCCATCTATACCAGACCTCGCCCCCCCCCATCAACACGCGGGAGTGCGGCGCGGAGGAGCTGGTGTGCACGGTGGAAGCTGTCATTAG CCTTCTGAAGGAGGCAGAAATCTATGCAGAGCAGCGTGAGTTTGAGCTGAACAGGCGTCGTCAGATGGGCCTGTCCGCCTCCCACCACTCCCTGGACAACATCGAGTTTGACAACAAGGAGGACGACCAGCACGACCAGCGGCTCCTCAGTCAGTTCGGCATCTGGTTCCTG GTGAGCCTGTGCACGCCCAATGAGATCACGCCTACGGAGAGCCTGGCGCGGCTCGTCAGCATGGTCTTCCAGTGGTTTCACTCCACTGCCTACATGATGGACGATGAAGTGGGAAGCCTGGTGGAGAAGCTGAAGCCACAGTTTGTCACAAAATGGCTGAAGACGGTGTGTGAAGTGCGCTTTGACGTCATGGTCATGTGTCTGCTGCCTAAACCGGTCGAGTTTGCCAGG GTGGGAGGTTACTGGGATAAGTCATGTAGCAAGGTGACACAGCTGAAAGAGGGTCTGAACCGGATCCTGTGTCTGATACCTTACAATGTGATCAGTCAGCCGCTGTGGGAGTGTTTCATGCCGGAGTGGCTGGAGGCCATCCGCACCGAGGTGCCTGACAACCAGCTCAAAGAGTTCAGGGAGGTGCTCAG TAAGATGTTCGATATTGAGCTGTGCCCCCTGCCTTTCTCCATGGAGGAGATGTTCGGCTTCATCAGCTGCAGATTCTCCGGCTACCCGGCGTCGGTGCAAGAGCAGGCTCTTCTGTGGCTGCAt GTTCTGTCAGAGCTGGACATCGTTGTGCCTCTCCAGCTGCTGATCGGGGTGTTCTCCGATGGCGTGAACTCACTGAAGGAGCTGGCCAATCAGAGAAAAGCTCGCGCCTCCGACCTCTCTGGCAACACCGGCGCTCGCCGG GTGAGCGTCGTGTCGGATCCGGGCCGACGCGGGCAGCACAACACCCTGAGCCCGTTCCCCAGCCCCTTCAGGAGCCCCTTCAGGAGCCCGCTGCACTGCAGCCCCTTTAAGAACCTGGGTCACGCCACCAGAAACTGTGCCTTGGACCTGGACTGTGACGACGACGACATGAACCTCGGCTGTTTCATCCTCATGTTTGACCTCATCTTAAAGCAG ATGGAGCTGCAGGACGACGGTGTGATGCTGGGTCTAGACAGCAGCCTGGGGAAGGATATTGTCGGCATCATCAACAACGTCTTCCAGGCCCCCTGGGGCGGATCCCACACCTGCCAGAAGGATGAGAAGGCCCTTGAGTGTAGCCTGTGCCAATCCAGCATCCTGTGCTACCAGCTGGGCTGTGAGCTTCTGGAGAGGCTGACCCCCCGGGAGGAGATCCGCCTGGTG GAGTCAACGGACTGTTTGGAGGACACGTTGATCCCGTGTCAACCAGACTTCTCTCTTGGGACGGAAAATGGAAGTGAGGAAGGAGAAAACCCAAGTGAGCCGAACAACGACAACCCCAACAACCATTCTCCTGAGAACCCAG ccATGAAGAACAACTCTGACAAGAAGTTCTCCTACCAGCAGCTTCCTGTGTCCTTAAAGCTGATATACACCATCCTACAG GAAATGTCCAAGTTTGAGGAGCCTGACATCTTGTTTAACATGCTGAACTGCCTGAAGATCCTGTGCCTGCATGGAGAGTGTCTGTACCTGGCCTGCAAGGATCACCCGCAGTTCCTGGCCTACATCcaggagaagaagctcatcccCAG CCTGTGGTCGATGCTGAAGTCCGAGTTCTGCCAGCTGGCCTCGCTGGCCGTGCCGCAGCTCCTCCACGCGCTCTCACTGTCCCACGGAGCCGACATCTTCTGGAAGCTCATCAACACAAACTTCAACAGCAAAGACTGGAAAATACGCTTTGAAGCTG TCGAGAAGGTGGCGGTGCTGTGTCGTTTTCTGGACATCAGCGCTGTGACCAAAAACCACCTGCTGAAGTACTCCTTAGCCCACGCTTTCTGCTGCTTCCTGGCCTCGGTGGAGGACGTCAACCCTTCGGTGGCCACCAGGGCCAGACTGCTGCTGGACACCATCAAGAGGCCGGCGCTGCAG ggtttgtgtctgtgtctggaCTTCCAGTTTGACACCGTTGTCAGGGATCGGCCCATCATTCTCAGCAAACTTCTCCTGCTGCACTTCCTGAAGAAAGACATTCCTGCTCTGAGCTGGGAGTTTTTCGTCAACCGCTTTGAGACGCTGTCGCTGGAGGCTCAGCTGCACCTGGATTGCAACAAGGAGTTTCCCTTCCCCACCA cGATCACAGCTGTGCGAACCAATGTGGCGAACCTGAGCGACGCGGCGATGTGGAAGATACGGCGGGCGCGTTTCGCCAGGAACCAGCAGAAGAGCGTGCGCTCACTACGTGACAGCGTGAAGGGAGGCCAGGAGGAATCGAAACGCACCTTTTCCCTCCCAGAGTCGCTGAGCAACCGACTTC CACGCTTCCTCCTGCACTTTAACCCTGACGCTTCAGCACCTCTTACAGGCCAGACTCCTTCTCCTGAGGACGACACCATAATCAGAGACCTGCTGCCCGAAGACGCCGGCATCGACCACCAGACGGTTCACCAGCTCATCATGGTGCTCATGAAATTCATGGCCAAAGACCAGAGCAGCGCCGACGCTGACATCAGCAGCGCCAAGGCGTTCAACACCGTAAAGAGGCACCTGTACGTGCTGCTGGGTTATGATCAACAGGAAGGCTGCTTCATGATTGCACCTCAGAAGATGCGAACCTCCACCTGCTTCAACGCCTTCATTGCTGGGATTGCACAA GTGATGGATTATAATATCGGTTTGGGAAAGCAGCTGCTCCCCCTGGTGGTCCAGGTGTTGAAGTACTGCGCTTGTCCGCAGCTCAGACACTATTTTCAGCAGCCGCCCCGATGCTCTTTGTGGGCTTTAAAGCCACATATTCGGCAGATGTGGCTCAAAGCTCTGCTTGTTATCCTCTACAAG TACCCTTATCGAGAGATGGATGGCAGTAAAGTGGTGCTTCACCTGGTGCACATCACCATCAACACCCTGAACGCTCAGTATCACAGCTGCCGTCCACACGCTGCCGCCGGGCCGCTCTACAGCGACAACTCCAACATAAGCCGCTACAGCGAGAAGGagaaag AGGAAGACAGCGTCTTCGATGAGTCAGACGTCCATGACACACCGACTGGAGCTGCCAACAAGGAGTCCCAGACATTTTTTGCCCGTTTGAAAAGGATTGGAGGCAGCAAGTCTGTGAAGTATCAGCCAGTGGAGCTGAACGCCAAGAGAA GTGAAATCGAGCTGTCGGAGTACCGTGAAGCCAGCGCGCTCCAGGACAGCATCCTGCACTGCGTCAGGGAGGAGAGCACCAGGAAGAAGCGCCTCCAGGCCATGCATAAGCAAAAGTCTCTGGACATTTCCAACACGGACTCCATCCTTTTCAGTTTGGACGAACACCGCAGGAAGTCCTGCATCGATCGTTGCGACTTGCAGGCGCCCACTGCGGTCCTCTCCTCGTCCCGCAGGCACCAGGGTAAGGGATCCTGCGACGGTTCTTCGTTTCGGGTTGATCCCGTGGATCGCCGAGGTTCCCGTGGCGGCCAGTCGGACACGGCCAAACCCGTCATCCCAGAGGTCCGGCTCAGCTGCATGGAAACGTTCGAGGACAAACTGGACCAGGGCTCGTTAGAAGGGTCGGCTCAGGAGAAAGAGGACCAAGACCTCATCGACCTGTCGTCAGACTGCACCTCCATTCCAGAAAAACACTCTCTGCTCTCCATGTCCGACAGCGACTCCTTGGTGTTCGAACCGCTGCCTCCGCTGAGGATCGTGGAGAGCGACGAAGAGTTCGACCTCAACACCATCATTGGCTCCAGATTCAGCGGAAGTCCGAAGGTCTTGGCATCCCCTGCTAGCAGCAACACGTTGAGGTTGTCTCCTGTGGTTCAGGTGAGCTTTGAGGATTGCTCCAGTGAAAAAAACGACTCAGAGGCTGTGGTTGGAAAAGAGCTGCCATCTTCAGAGAGGAAACTCAAAGGTTTGACTCAAAGCGCCTCTTTAGAAATCCATGAACGCCTGGAGAACGTTTCCTATGAAAGCCCGATGACCTTGAAGCAGAAGAGAGATCTACTGAGGAAGACTCCGAATGTCCCCGACTCCTCGTTAGACGACTCCTCTGTGATTGGCTCCAGTCCCTCCGGCAGGACCGTCTTCTTGGACATCCCGGAGGACAAAGCCGAGCCGCTTTCCTCGCCAGAGAGAAGCAAGACAGACAGCAACGACGAAGAGGAGGATGGAGACGACGAGGAAGACGAAGACATGGGGGACGAAGCCGACAGCGAGCCCAAACCCGACAACGCAGACGATAACGACGAAGCAGAGTTCAAAATCCAGATCGTTCCCCGGCAGCGGAAGCAGAGGAAGATCGCCGTCAGCGCCATCCAGAGGGAATACCTGGACATTTCGTTCAACACGTTCGACAAGCTGGGAGGAGAGGCGACGACTGAGACGG ATCACAAAGGCATGTCTGCGTTGGAAAAGCCCAGGGAATCGGCCTCAGCTCCAACTCTTGAAGCTGCTCTGCCTGAAACGAGCCATCGCTCCTCAGTGTCAA CTCAGTACCGGCAGGCGAAGCGAGGCTCTCTGGGCGCCCTTACGATGAGTCAGCTGATGAAGAGGCAGCTGGAGCACCAGTCCAGTGCGCCGCACAACATCTGCACCTGGGAGACCG GTCCCACAAAAACCAGCTTGCTTTCAGCGCCGAGCACAGTCAGCATGTTTGTTCCGGCACCTGAGGAGTTCATCGACGAGCAGCCCACCACCATGTCTGACCG GTGCCGGGACTGCGCCGCCGTGCTGGAGGAATACGATGAGGAGACTCTGGCGCTCGCAGTCGTAGTTCTGTCAATGTTCATCCACCTGAGCCCGGATTTGGCTGCTCCCATGCTTCTCGACATCATGCAGTCTGTGGGCAG GCTGGCGTCGAGTGGCAATTTCTCCGGACAAGCCGAGAG catGTTGATCCCTGGAAATGTAGCAGGCGTGGCCAAGCAGTTCCTGCGCTGCATGTTTCACCAGCTGGCCCCTAATGGCATCTTACCGCAGCTCTTCCAGAGCAACATCAAAG ATGGGAGTTTCCTGCGAACACTTGCGTTGTCTTTGATAGACTTCAATGAGCTGAGCTCTGTTGCTGCTCTCAACATGCTACTTGAG GgcttaaacaacaaaaagagtcTACCAGCAGGGGGCACCATGCTGCACTGCCTGGAGAACATTGCCACCTTCATGGAGGCTCTCCCCATGGACTCTCCCAGCAACCTGTGGACGACCATCTGCAACCAGTTCCAGACCTTCCTCACAAAACTGCCCTGCGTTCTTCCTCTGAAG TGCCCAATGGATTCCAGTTTAAGGATTATTATTTGTCTTCTGAAGATCCCAACTACAAACGCAACTCGG AGCTTGCTGGAGCCTTTCTCTAAGCTGCTGAGCTTCGTCATCCAGTACGGATCGTTCAGCCTCTCCTACCTCGTCGAACTGTGTGGACTTTGCTACAAAGCCTTCAACAAG GAGCGAGATAAGTTCTACATGTCCCGCATTGTGGTGTTGGAGCTTCTGCAGGCTCTCAAGTTCAAGTCTCCTTTGCCTGATACAAACTTGCTACTGCTGgtccag TTTGTTTGTGCAGATATAGGAACGCGTCTGGCAGAATCCACCATCATCCAGAAGCACATGATCTCCACGCTGCCGGGG TGTACGACTGCAGCAATGGAGTGCATGAGGCAGTACACCAGTGAGCTGCTGGACTTCATTGCAGATATGCATACtctaactaaactaaaa aaCCACATGAAGGCGTGCTGTCAGCCGCTGCATGAGGACACCTTTGGGGGAAACCTGAAAGTGGGTTTGGCACAAGTTGCAGCCATGGAGATCAACAAAGGGAACCACCGGGATAACAAAGCTGTGGTTCGGTATCTGCCCTGGCTTTACCATCCGCCTTCCACCATGCAGCAAGG GCCAAAGGAATTCATTGAGTGCGTGTCCCACATCCGTCAGCTGTCCTGGCTGCTGCTGGGGTCGCTGACCCACTGCGCCCTGCACCAGGGCTCCACCTCCTGCATGCCCATCCCGCTGGACGCCGGCTCCCACATCGCAGACCATCTGATCGTCATCCTGATCGGCTTCCCGGAGCAGTCAAAG ACGTCGGTGCTGCACATGTGCTCCCTGTTCCACGCTTTCATGTTCGCCCAGCTGTGGACCATCTACTGCGAGCAGGCGGCCGCCGCGCCGTcgctccagaaccagaaccagaccgaGTTCTCATCCAGCGCCATCCTTACGGGCCTTGAGTTCTGGAGTCGGGTTACTCCCAGCATCCTCCAGCTCATGGCCCACAACAAAGTG ATGGTGGAGATGGTTTGTCTGCATGTCATCAGTTTGATGGAAGCACTGCAGGAATGCAACTCAACCATCTTTGTGAAG ttaattccAATGTGGCTGCCAATGATTCAGGCCAACCTGAAG catctGTCAGCGGGGCTGCAGCTGCGTCTCCAGGCCATCCAGAACCGGGTGAACCACCAGTGCCTGCACGGCCAGACGTCCGGGGCACCGCCATTCGCACTGCGCAAATGGCTACAGTGCACCCAGTTCAAGATGGCGCAGGTGGAGATCCAGTCGTCAGAGGCGGCGTCGCAGTTCTACCCCATGTGA